The following coding sequences lie in one Metopolophium dirhodum isolate CAU chromosome 5, ASM1992520v1, whole genome shotgun sequence genomic window:
- the LOC132944462 gene encoding cytochrome c oxidase assembly protein COX15 homolog — protein MLSLGKCFCGIGPKMSPNFTIGKSLLLRSKQLSITRQPSIHNTPMSSNLNLNVWKKSFSNIQKVETDPKYVGYWFLGCSGMVFVAVALGGITRLTESGLSMVSWKLLGEKLPTTQTQWLEEFTKYQQYPEFKMKNSSMTMEEFKWIWWMEYAHRTWGRCIGAAFLIPMAGFWFTRKFSRTTKIHSMICAVLLAGQGLMGWYMVKSGLEDRFDKPTDVPRVSQYRLASHLGLAFVLYSFLLTNSLRILLPVTVTGFVTKKFLGLAMAAKGLVFLTAMSGAFVAGLDAGLVYNSFPKMGDKWIPDDILQIEPVLSNITENPTTVQFDHRILGISTVSILSALYVMSRKSKLPPRAKAAATALAAFSWCQMGLGISTLLTYVPVSLAAAHQSGSLTLLSLALWLVHELKTLPKI, from the exons ATGTTAAGTCTAGGCAAATGTTTTTGTGGTATAGGTCCAAAGATGAGTCCTAATTTTACAATTGGCAAA AGTTTGCTATTAAGATCCAAACAACTATCCATCACTCGTCAACCATCCATCCACAATACACCAATgtcatcaaatttaaat TTAAATGTGTGGAAAAAATCTTTTAGTAACATTCAAAAAGTAGAAACCGATCCGAAATATGTTGGTTATTGGTTTCTTGGTTGCAGTGGAATGGTTTTTGTAGCTGTTGCTTTAGGTGGGATCACCAGGCTGACAGAGTCTGGACTATCTATGGTTAGTTGGAAACTTTTAGGTGAAAAATTGCCTACTACTCAGACTCAGTGGTTGGAAGAATTCACTAAATATCAACAATATCCTGAATTCAAAAT gaaaaattCTTCTATGACTATGGAAGAGTTCAAATGGATATGGTGGATGGAGTATGCACATAGGACTTGGGGTCGATGCATAGGTGCTGCATTTTTGATTCCTATGGCCGGCTTCTGGTTTACTCGTAAATTTAGCCGCACTACTAAAATACATTCTATGATTTGTGCTGTATTGTTAGCAGGACAG ggTTTGATGGGATGGTATATGGTAAAATCTGGTCTAGAAGATAGATTTGACAAGCCCACAGACGTCCCAAGAGTATCACAGTACAGATTAGCTTCCCATTTGGGTTTAGCATTTGTGTTGTATTCATTTCTTTTAACAAACTCACTACGCATCCTCCTACCAGTTACAGTAACTGGATTTGTTACTAAAAAGTTTCTGGGACTGGCAATGGCAGCTAAAGGATTAGTCTTTTTAACTGCTATGTCTG GTGCATTTGTGGCCGGTTTAGATGCTGGATTGGTTTATAATTCTTTTCCAAAAATGGGTGACAAATGGATACCAGATGATATATTGCAAATAGAACCTGTACTTAGCAACATCACGGAGAATCCTACCACAGTGCAATTTGACCACAGAATATTg GGAATAAGTACTGTTTCAATTTTGTCAGCTTTATATGTTATGTCTCGAAAAAGTAAGCTGCCTCCAAGAGCTAAAGCGGCTGCCACTGCTTTAGCAGCATTTTCATGGTGCCAA ATGGGATTAGGAATTTCTACACTTCTTACTTATGTTCCGGTTTCACTAGCTGCTGCTCATCAGTCAGGGTCACTTACTTTACTTTCACTTGCTTTATGGCTTGTACATGAACTTAAAAcattacctaaaatataa
- the LOC132945739 gene encoding tubulin alpha-2 chain-like: MYIYFINKKNEKKLGKKKGAKKKSGKKQKKKSKKARRVKPKKVEPEPPPPPPPPPSQGEFIWIHIGQAGVQIGLACWELFCLEHGINPDGTVKELTTNSTSMFSLTQDNSYVPRALIVDTDPSVIDVLKSGNFQNLFSYENMISGKESAASNYAAGFYGVGKKLSSKVMDQLARLAEDCNSLQGIAVFRSISGGTGSGMGSRIIETIRNTYPNKTIIDLNVCSSSEFSNIIVEPYNTALTTHHVLDVVNCSLLFDNKSIYDICGSKLDLLQPTFANINSIVALVTSGITLSLRFEGSMMRNISELLANLIPQPRLHFPLISYAPITNYARSISSASTQSAVMSFDSDYQMIKIDPRLGKYLSICMMFRGNLKPTNINTTIAFLQREQSIPVTHNLNSPLFKFGLCNLLPIAVPDSGIFAPSTATTTLCNNTIIKQYWMNTMNNYNKLLTKRVFLHHYTEEGMDEATFDAANGNISKLIAEYEEIESS, encoded by the exons ATGTATATCTATTTTAT aaataaaaaaaatgaaaagaaattGGGAAAG AAAAAAGGTGCAAAAAAGAAATCTGGcaagaaacaaaaaaagaaatctAAAAAAGCACGACGTGTAAAACCGAAAAAAGTTGAACCAGAACCgcctccaccaccaccaccaccaccatcacaAGGTGAGTTCATATGGATTCATATTGGACAAGCTGGTGTTCAAATTGGATTAGCATGTTGGGAATTATTTTGTCTTGAACATGGAATCAATCCAGATGGAACGGTTAAAGAATTAACAACCAATTCTACATCAATGTTTTCTTTGACGCAAGACAACTCCTATGTCCCTAGAGCTCTTATTGTAGACACTGATCCTTCAgttatag ATGTTTTGAAGAGTGGAAATTTCCAAAACTTATTTTCTTATGAGAATATGATATCTGGAAAAGAAAGTGCAGCGAGTAATTATGCTGCTGGTTTTTATGGAGTTGGCAAAAAACTTTCATCAAAAGTTATGGATCAATTGGCACGTTTAGCAGAAGATTGTAATTCATTACAGGGTATTGCTGTATTTAGATCAATAAGTGGGGGTACTGGATCTGGAATGGGTTCAAGGATCATCGAAACTATTAGAAACACTTAtccaaacaaaacaattattgacTTAAATGTTTGCTCTTCATCagaa ttttcaaatattattgtggaACCATATAATACTGCCTTGACCACTCATCATGTTTTAGATGTAGTCAATTGTTCTTTGCTCTTTGATAACAAGTCAATCTATGATATATGTGGATCTAAATTAGATTTGCTTCAACCTACTTTTGCGAACATAAATAGTATTGTAGCACta gttacATCAGGAATTACTTTGTCACTTCGGTTTGAAGGTTCAATGATGAGAAACATTTCAGAATTGTTAGCAAATTTAATACCTCAGCCCAGATTGCATTTTCCATTAATTTCATATGCTCCCATCACAAATTATGCCAGAAGTATTTCATCAGCCAGTACACAATCGGCTGTAATGAGCTTTGATAGTGATTATCAAATGATCAAAATTGACCCAAGGCTGGGCAAATATTTGTCAATTTGTATGATGTTCAGGGGGAATTTAAAACCAACCAATATCAATACAACTATTGCTTTTCTTCAAAGAGAACAATCTATTCCTGTAACGCATAATTTGAACTCTCCACTATTCAAG TTTGGTTTATGCAATTTACTTCCCATCGCAGTGCCAGACAGTGGAATCTTTGCGCCATCTACAGCAACGACAACATTGTGTAACAATACCATTATAAAACAGTATTGGATGAACACAATgaacaattacaataaattgttgaCCAAACGGGTATTTTTACATCATTATACGGAAGAGGGGATGGATGAAGCGACTTTCGATGCAGCTAatggaaatatttcaaaattgatagCAGAGTATGAAGAAATTGAAAGttcataa
- the LOC132944463 gene encoding RAB6A-GEF complex partner protein 2-like, translating to MIEVSAKLIGGPIFMPGSKIGCCITFTHPPLPSDSRSQSNSDVLENLAWASVQINCLCLTNDNINFPSVMCVTKDEKYLGNSETSFAPCLTDNGHVVLSTKPKILFCDVGLSPGENKSYLYSDTLPNDAPPSYKGHLVKYAYKITVGMQRLNSPIKLLRVPIRVVVIHGLTEGVTCENSIDLSPSNPFLDSQYKHEECDMALQMLQNITAKRSPNFYNITNSRGKVARFCLFKQAYRLGEDIVGTFDFEQTDVSCIEFTVSLQCEEAVNKDFVAVSPRPRKDNVSIVSYNTQHQFCANTLKSFLQLAIPLNVTPAFSTLLVCVKWRLHFEFVTSTKTSGERLVETKEGTCWTGPEHVDIETMVWDLPIQIYPSVPSIANDPHAQTRITIAI from the exons ATGATTGAAGTATCAGCCAAACTCATTGGTGGCCCTATATTTATGCCGGGTAGTAAAATTGGTTGCTGTATAACATTTACTCATCCGCCGTTACCATCAGATTCTCGAAGCCAAAGTAATAG TGACGTTTTAGAAAATCTAGCATGGGCTAGTGTGCAAATCAATTGTTTGTGTTTAACCAACGACAACATTAATTTTCCATCTGTAATGTGTGTTACCAAAGATGAGAAATATTTAGGAAATTCTGAAACTTCATTTGCGCCGTGTTTAACAGATAATGGTCATGTTGTTTTATCTACAAAaccaaaaattttattttgtgacgTTGGATTATCTCCTGGCGAAAATAAATCAT atttatacaGCGATACATTACCTAATGATGCACCACCATCTTATAAAGGTCATTTAGTTAAATATGCGTATAAAATTACAGTGGGTATGCAACGTTTAAACAGTCCAATTAAACTATTAAGAGTACCAATACGTGTTGTAGTTATACatg GACTTACTGAAGGAGTGACATGTGAGAATAGTATTGATTTATCTCCAAGTAATCCATTTTTAGATTCTCAATATAAACATGAAGAATGTGACATGGCTCTACAAATGCTCCAA AATATAACTGCTAAACGAAGTcccaatttttacaatataacaaaCTCTCGAGGAAAAGTAGCTCGATTTTGTTTATTCAAACAAGCTTACAGACTTGGTGAAGATATAGTTGGAACTTTTGATTTTGAACAAACAGATGTGTCTTGTATTgag TTTACAGTAAGCTTGCAGTGCGAAGAGGCCGTAAATAAAGACTTTGTAGCGGTCAGTCCGAGGCCCAGGAAGGACAACGTATCTATCGTTTCATACAACACTCAACATCAGTTCTGTGCGAATACCTTGAAATCATTTTTGCAGCTTGCTATACCGTTAAACGTCACCCCAGCTTTTAGTACGCTcctag TATGCGTGAAATGGAGGCTTCACTTTGAATTCGTGACCAGTACGAAGACTTCAGGCGAACGGTTGGTCGAAACCAAGGAGGGCACTTGCTGGACAGGCCCGGAACACGTAGACATCGAGACAATGGTGTGGGATTTGCCCATACAGATTTACCCGTCCGTGCCATCCATAGCAAACGACCCACACGCCCAAACGAGGATAACAATCGCGATATGA